A window of Methanophagales archaeon contains these coding sequences:
- a CDS encoding ABC transporter permease — MNIITKIISYITLIISILTFNFFLPRVMPGDPLSFLTGNPTMDMPIVLDEEMRAELLAYYGLDKPLLQQFTDYMLNLLHGNLGWSIYLNAPVSDVLIGALKWTFLLVGTATTIYIVLGIVLGAISAWNRGRKMDVRLLTFVLSVSSFPSFFLGLLFIILLGLNFSLFPVSGAQTPFTEYSTPLEAALDILRHLFLPAMTLVIAHIGGTYLLMRNSMLNVIGEDYIQTARAKGLSERYIMYKHAMKNALLPIITLVIIAANFIADMMYAHLDPRVKHE, encoded by the coding sequence ATGAACATAATAACAAAAATAATAAGTTATATTACTCTAATCATTTCAATTCTAACTTTTAACTTCTTTTTACCCAGGGTGATGCCCGGCGACCCGCTTTCATTTCTAACTGGCAACCCGACCATGGACATGCCCATCGTGCTGGATGAAGAGATGAGGGCGGAACTGCTCGCATATTACGGACTTGACAAGCCGCTTCTGCAACAATTCACTGACTATATGCTCAATCTTTTGCATGGGAATCTTGGTTGGTCAATATATCTCAATGCTCCCGTATCAGACGTATTGATTGGAGCACTGAAATGGACGTTTCTTCTCGTTGGAACGGCAACCACAATTTATATAGTTTTGGGAATCGTTCTGGGCGCTATATCTGCATGGAATAGGGGCAGGAAGATGGATGTGAGACTGCTCACTTTCGTCCTCTCCGTAAGCTCCTTCCCTTCTTTTTTCCTTGGACTGCTCTTTATTATTCTGTTAGGACTGAATTTTAGTCTCTTTCCTGTATCAGGTGCGCAAACGCCGTTTACAGAATATTCAACGCCTCTTGAAGCCGCATTGGACATACTTCGACACCTGTTCCTTCCGGCGATGACACTTGTAATTGCTCATATCGGTGGCACATACCTCTTGATGCGGAACTCGATGCTAAATGTGATAGGAGAAGATTATATACAAACAGCGAGGGCAAAAGGCTTGAGTGAGCGATATATTATGTATAAGCACGCGATGAAGAACGCACTGCTTCCGATTATCACGCTGGTTATTATTGCAGCGAATTTCATTGCTGACATGATGTATGCGCATTTAGATCCAAGGGTGAAGCACGAATGA